One Enterobacter asburiae genomic window, CTTCAGCGCCGACAGCGCGAAAGCGCCCAGCGTGGTAGAGGAACCGCTGGCCGCCAGCAGCGGGATCATCGCCACCAGCGGGATAGCGGCAATGTCCTGGAACAGCAGCACCGAGAACGCGCTGCGTCCCATCTGGGATACCGTCAGATTTCGCTCGTTCATCGCCTGCATGGCAATGGCCGTTGAGGAGAGCGCCAGCGTCATGCCGATGAGCTCAGCCACTTTCCAGTCCATGCCCAACAGGATACAGAACCCGCCCAACAGCAGGCCGCAGGCCACCATCTGCAGCGCCCCACCGCCAAATACCGAGGCGCGAAGCTTCCACAGCCGCTGCGGGTCGAGCTCCAGGCCAATCACGAACAGCATCAGGACCACGCCAATTTCAGCGAAATGCAGTATCGCTTCGGCATCGGTGACTAAACGAAAGCCCCACGGCCCAATGACGCAGCCCGCAATCAGGTAGCCGAGAACAGAGCCCAGCCCCAGGCGTACCGCCACGGGCACAATCAGCGCCGCCGCGCCGAGGTAAATCAGCGCCTGTATCAGCGTATGGCTATCCATGGTGCGCCTCCTGCCACTCAAGTAAGCGTTGTTTATAATGGCGAGCCTGCACCTGCAGCGTTTCATCGTCGCAAACGAACGTGCAGTGCATCGCAAACGGCGGGAGCCAGTTCAGACCGCAATAGAGCGCAGTCGCCTGCAGCGGCTGCGCCAGGACGTCAAAACCCGGGAAGGAACCGATATCAAAGTGGCTTTCCCCTCCGCCGGTAGTGACCGCCCACATCAGGCTTTTTCCTTTTAACGCATTGCCGTTGTGGCCGTACGCCCAGCCATGGGAGAAGACTTTATCAATCCACAGCTTCAGGAGCGGGGGCGTGCTGTACCACTGCATGGGATGCTGCCAGATAATCAGATCGGCACGGGAAAGCGCCTCCTGCTCGGCGGTGATATCGATATTAAAATCGGGATAGAGTTGATAGAGGGAACGTATCTCTACGTTATCAAGCGTCCTTACCTGCTCAAGCATCCGCTTATTCGCATGCGAGTGCTGCGGATAAGGATGTGCATAAATTATCAGAATCATTGATTAGCCTGTTGTTACTGCTTTCTTTTAACAAAAGAGTGTAGTCAGTAATTCAACAGGCTAATAGTGAATATTATTGACGGGCTTACGTCAGAATTCTGAATTAGTTATCCAGCTCGCCCATGGATTTCACCTGGTCACGGTTGATCTGCTCGGTTTGACCGGTTTCGGCGTTTTTGTACGACACTAGTCCGGTATCGTCATCCACCTGCGGTTTGCCGTCGGTGACAATGGTTTTGCCATCGGTGGTTTTTACGGCCTGATTAGACGAACAGCCCGCAACGGTGAACATTGTCGTGGCAGCCAGAACGGAAGCGATCAGTAATTTATTTTGCATGGTGTTTTCCCCTGCTCTCAGTTGAATTTCGTTATCGACCTAACCATTTTAGGCTAACTGACTGAAAGCGGATGAAAAACCAGAAGGTTCTGAAGATGGGGAGAATGCCCGGCAACCGAACGGCACCGGGCATTTTGACTTACTTGCTAATCTGCGCGTGCATTTCCTGCACTGAAATCACCTTCTCGGTGGCATCCGCGTTCAGCGCCATGGCCGTTGCGAAACCGCCGTTCAGGGTGGTGTCGTAGTGCACTTTGTACTGCAGCGCGCTGCGGCGAATCAGCTTGGAGTCTTCAATCGCCTGGCGGCCTGCGGTGGTGTTGATGATGTAGGTGTATTCGCCATTCTTGATACGGTCCTGAATGTGCGGACGACCTTCATGCACCTTGTTCACCAGACGCGGGTTGATGCCGGCTTCGCCCAGCACAATCGCCGTACCGTGGGTTGCATCCAGCTCGAAGCCCTGTTTCAGCAGCTTGGCGGCCAGGTCAACCACGCGCTCTTTGTCGCCTTCACGAACGGAGAGCAGCGCACGGCCTGATTTTCTCATGGTGGAGCTACTGCCCAGCTGCGCCTTCGCGAACGCTTCTGCGAAGGTGCGGCCCACGCCCATCACTTCCCCGGTAGAGCGCATTTCTGGCCCTAACAGCGGGTCAACGCCCGGGAATTTGTTGAACGGCAGCACCACTTCTTTCACCGAGTAGTACGGTGGAATGATCTCTTTGGTCACGCCCTGCTGCGCCAGCGTCTGGCCCGCCATCACGCGCGCCGCCACTTTCGCCAGCGGAACGCCGGTGGCTTTGGAGACGAACGGTACGGTACGTGCCGCACGCGGGTTGACTTCAATCAGGTAGACTTCGTTGTCTTTCACCGCGAACTGGACGTTCATCAGACCGCGAACCTGCAGCTCGAAGGCCAGCTTCTGCACCTGCTGGCGCATCACGTCCTGAATCTCCTGGCTCAGCGTGTACGCTGGCAGAGAACAGGCGGAGTCGCCGGAGTGCACGCCCGCCTGCTCGATGTGCTCCATGATGCCGCCAATCAGCACCATTTCGCCGTCGCAGATGGCGTCAACGTCCACTTCAACCGCGTCGTCGAGGAAGCGGTCGAGCAGCACTGGCGCATCGTTGGAAACGCTCACCGCAGTCTGGAAGTAGCGACGCAGGTCGGCCTCGTCATAAACGATTTCCATCGCGCGGCCGCCCAGCACGTAGGAAGGACGCACCACCAGCGGGTAGCCAATCTCTTTCGCCTTCTCAACGGCCATTTCGATGGCGGTGACGGTGGCGTTCGCCGGCTGTTTCAGCTTCAGACGGTCAACCGCCTGCTGGAAACGCTCGCGGTCTTCCGCACGGTCAATCGCGTCCGGGCTGGTGCCGATAACCGGCACGCCTGCTGCTTCCAGCGCGCGCGCCAGCTTCAGCGGGGTCTGGCCGCCGTACTGCACGATAACGCCTTTTGGCTTCTCGATGCGCACGATTTCCAGCACGTCTTCCAGCGTCACCGGCTCGAAGTAGAGGCGGTCAGAGGTGTCGTAGTCGGTCGATACGGTTTCCGGGTTACAGTTGACCATAATGGTCTCGTAACCGTCTTCACGCAGCGCCAGTGAGGCGTGTACGCAGCAGTAGTCGAACTCGATGCCCTGGCCGATACGGTTTGGACCGCCGCCCAGCACCATAATCTTGTCGCGGTCGACGGACGGGTTCGCTTCGCACTCGTCTTCATAGGTGGAGTACATGTAGGCGGTGTCGGTCGAGAATTCAGCCGCACAGGTGTCCACGCGCTTATAGACCGGGTGCAGGTCGTACTGGTCGCGCAGCTTGCGGATTTCCGCTTCACGCACGCCCGCCAGCTTAGCCAGACGCGCATCGGCGAAGCCTTTACGCTTCAGCACGCGCAGGAAATCAGCGTCCAGGCCGGTGATGCCCAGCTCAGCGACCTGCTCTTCCAGACGCACCAGCTCTTCAATCTGCACCAAGAACCAGCGGTCGATGTTGGTCAGGTTGAACACACCGTCGACGGACAGGCCCGCACGGAAGGCATCGGCGATGTACCAGATACGCTCTGCGCCCGCGTCTTTCAGCTCGCGGCGGATTTTCGTCAGCGCTTCCGGGTCGTCCAGGCTCACTTTCGGGTCGAAGCCGGTCGCGCCCACTTCGAGGCCGCGCAGCGCTTTCTGCAGGGATTCCTGCTGCGTGCGACCAATCGCCATCACTTCACCGACAGATTTCATCTGGGTGGTGAGACGGTCGTTCGCGCCTGCGAATTTCTCGAAGTTGAAGCGAGGAATTTTGGTGACAACGTAGTCGATGGACGGCTCGAAGGACGCAGGCGTGCGGCCACCGGTGATGTCGTTCATCAGCTCGTCGAGGGTATAACCCACCGCCAGCTTCGCCGCCACTTTCGCAATCGGGAAGCCGGTCGCTTTAGAGGCCAGCGCGGAGGAACGGGACACGCGCGGGTTCATTTCGATAACAATCAGACGGCCGGTTTTCGGGTTAACGGAGAACTGCACGTTAGAACCGCCGGTTTCCACGCCGATCTCACGCAGTACCGCCATCGAGGCGTTACGCATGATTTGATACTCTTTGTCGGTCAGGGTCTGGGCTGGCGCAACGGTGATGGAGTCACCGGTGTGGATACCCATCGCATCGAAGTTTTCGATAGAGCAGACGATGATGCAGTTGTCGTTTTTATCACGCACCACTTCCATCTCGTACTCTTTCCAGCCAATCAGCGATTCATCAATCAGCAGCTCTTTGGTTGGAGAGAGATCCAGACCGCGTTCGCAAATCTCTTCGAACTCTTCGCGGTTGTAGGCGATGCCGCCGCCGGTGCCGCCCATGGTGAACGATGGGCGGATGATGCACGGATAGCCCACGTCAGCCGCGACGGCCAGCGCTTCTTCCATGTTGTGTGCGATACCGGAACGCGCGGTGTCGAGGCCGATTTTCTTCATCGCCACGTCGAAGCGGCGACGGTCTTCTGCTTTATCAATCGCGTCGGCGGTCGCACCAATCATGGTCACGCCGAACTCGGCCAGCACGCCCTGACGCTCCAGCTCCAGCGCACAGTTCAGCGCCGTCTGGCCGCCCATGGTTGGCAGCACCGCGTCCGGACGCTCTTTCTCGATGATTTTACGCACCACTTCCCAGTGAATCGGCTCGATGTAGGTTGCATCGGCCATTTCCGGGTCGGTCATGATGGTTGCCGGGTTAGAGTTCACCAGGATAACGCGGTAACCCTCTTCACGCAGGGCTTTACACGCCTGCGCGCCGGAGTAGTCGAATTCGCAGGCCTGGCCGATGACGATCGGGCCAGCGCCAAGGATCAGGATGCTTTTTATGTCTGTACGTTTTGGCATTGTCTTCTCGGCTCCTGATTATTTAGCGGTCTTACGGTATTGCTCGATAAGTTCGATGAAGTGATCGAACAGCGGCGCGGCATCGTGTGGGCCCGGGCTGGCTTCCGGGTGGCCCTGGAAGCTGAACGCTGGCTTATCGGTACGATGAATCCCCTGCAGAGTGCCATCGAACAGTGACTTATGGGTTACGCGCAGGTTAGCCGGCATCGAGGCTTCATCGACGGCAAAGCCGTGGTTCTGCGCGGTGATCATCACCGTGTTGTTATCGATGTCTTTCACCGGGTGGTTACCACCGTGGTGGCCGAACTTCATCTTAACGGTGTTCGCACCGCTCGCCAGCGCCAGCAGCTGATGGCCAAGACAGATGCCGAATACCGGGATGTCGGTTTCCAGGAAGGACTTGATGGCGGCGATGGCGTAATCGCACGGCGCCGGGTCGCCAGGGCCGTTGGACAGGAAAATACCGTCCGGATTCATCTTCAGCACGTCTTCGGCAGAGGTCTGTGCCGGAACCACCGTCAGGCGGCAGCCGCGGTCAACCAGCATGCGCAGGATGTTGCGCTTGGCACCGAAATCGTAGGCCACCACGTGGAACGGCAGCTCGATCTCTTTTTTCGCTTCCGGCAGGTCGCCTTCCAGCGTCCAGCTTCCCTGCGTCCAGCTGTAGGCTTCAGCAGTAGTCACTTCTTTCGCCAGGTCCATGCCGTTCAGGCCCGGGAAGGCTTTCGCTTTTTCCAGCGCCAGCGTCGCATCGAGGTTATCACCCGCGATGATGCAGCCGTTCTGTGCACCCTTCTCGCGCAGCAGACGCGTTAACTTACGGGTATCGATATCGGCAATCGCCACGATGTTATGGCGCTTCAGATAAGAAGAGAGGTCTTCGGTATTGCGGAAGTTGCTGGCAATCAGCGGCAGGTCGCGGATGACCAGGCCTTGCGCATGTACCTGAGAAGATTCTTCGTCAGCCGCATTGGTGCCGACATTGCCGATATGAGGATAAGTAAGAGTAACGATTTGGCGAGAATAGGAAGGATCAGTGAGGATTTCTTGATAACCGGTCATTGAAGTATTGAAAACGACTTCCCCAACCGCCGAACCCGTTGCCCCTATGGCCCGACCGATAAACTGGGTTCCGTCTTCCAGAACCAATAGCGCTGACTTAATCAAAACACCCTCCAGAGAATATTCACTCACTTTATTTGCATATTAATTCATAGCATGTCATGGATCAATGCAAATGTGTTGCCAGCGGATTTTTGGCAAACGGCGGCATTCTGGGGATTTGGTGGGTAAAAGTCAACTTAAAACGGATATTTTGTTTAGTCTTTTGCAAGCCTGGCGAGAGGAATGCGGCTTAAGCGACAAAAAGATCAGGTAAATCACTGCGGAAAACGCTTGCGCGCCTGGTTTTATAAAAAATAACGCGACGGAGCAGAATAAAGTGGACCAAACGGTCAAAATTTACATTTCAGTAACGCAAAAATGCAACTTCAGATAGATATTTGTGCCATTGGAGTAAAATACGCCATGAAATAGATAAAATAAAAGGGCAATAAAATATTGCCCTATGCAATCAAACAATTACGACTGCAATAACCACATCACGATGGGTAATAATGCTTACAAATTGTTGAGATCGAGCACATCTCGCATATCAAAAAGGCCATCTTTCTTGTTTTTAAGCCATAAGGCGGAACGTACGGCGCCGTTGGCGAACGTCATTCGGCTGGAGGCTTTATGCGTAATTTCGACACGTTCGCCAATATCGGCGAACATCGCCGTGTGTTCGCCGACGATGTCACCCGCTCGCACGGTTGCGAAGCCAATGGTGCCAGGAACGCGTTCGCCGGTGTAACCTTCACGGGTATAGACCGCGCAGTCTTTTAAATCTTTATCGAGTGCATGAGCAATCGCTTCGCCCATCGCCAGCGCCGTACCCGATGGCGCATCAACTTTGTAACGGTGGTGAGCTTCTACGATCTCGATATCGGTATAGTTGCCCATCACCTTCGCGGCCTTCTCCAGCAGCTTCAGCATGACGTTAACGCCTACGCTGAAGTTCGCCGCGAAGACAATCGCAATCTCTTTTGATGCATCCTGGATAGCCTGCTTGCCCGCATCGTCAAAACCGGTGGTGCCGATCACCATCCCCTTGCCGTGCTGACGGCAAAACGCCAGATGCGCGAGCGTCCCTTCCGGGCGGGTAAAATCGATGAATACATCGAAGTCCTCTTTTACCGCCTCCAGGCTGCTTTGCACGGTAACGCCCGTGTGGCCTGCGCCCGCCAGCTCACCGGCATCGGTCCCCAGAAGCGAAGAACCTTCACGCTCCAGTGCCGCGCCAAGCGAGACGCCATCCATCTGAAGTGCCGCCTGAATAAGCTGACGGCCCATACGTCCACCCGCGCCCGCAATGGCGACACGGATCTGTGCATCATGCATAGTTATTCTCTTACGTTAAAATGATGTAAACCGTTTTCAGATTAACCAGCCTTGAGAAGCACTGCCAACTGAAAACACCGATAATTAGAATTTAACGTGAAACCGACTTAAATATCAGTAAAAGACATGATTTTGTCGTCACGATAAAGTAACGGGTAAAAAAAAGGCCAGCACAGGAGGTGCTGGCCTTTCATCAGAAAAAGGACTATTCGACTTCGCGGGCGTCGATGCGCAGTTCTTTCGGGACTTCGAAAACGATGTTCTCTTCACGTCCTTCCAGCGGCACCGCTTCGCCACCGCCCAGCTCCTGCAAACGGGAAATGACGTTCTGTACCAGAATATCTGGCGCAGACGCCCCGGCCGTCACGCCGACACAGGCCGCGTGTTTAACCCACTCTTCCTGAATATCCGACGCGTCATCAATCAGAAAAGCCATTTTCCCCATACGCTGCGCCAGTTCGGCCAGACGGTTGGAGTTAGACGAGTTTTTGGAGCCGACCACCAGCACCACGTCCGCCTGTTCAGCCAGTGCGCGCACCGCTTCCTGACGGTTAGTGGTCGCGTAGCAGATATCATCCTTACGCGGACCGACGATTTTCGGGAAGCGCTGGCGCAGGGCGTCAATCACGTCTGAGGTATCGTCTACGGAGAGCGTCGTCTGGGTCATAAACGACAGACGGGCTTCATTTTTCACGTTCAGCGTAAAGACATCTTCCGGAGACTCAACCAGATACATACCCCCTTCCGGGTTGCTGTACTGGCCCATGGTGCCTTCGACTTCCGGATGCCCGGCATGGCCAATCAGAATCGACTCTTCACCACGACGGCTGGCGCGCGCCACTTCCATATGCACTTTTGTCACCAGCGGACAGGTGGCATCGAATACGGTCAGGTCGCGGCTTTTCGCCTCGTTGCGTACCGCCTGCGAGACGCCGTGCGCGGAGAAGATCAGGATCGCACCGT contains:
- the dapB gene encoding 4-hydroxy-tetrahydrodipicolinate reductase; this encodes MHDAQIRVAIAGAGGRMGRQLIQAALQMDGVSLGAALEREGSSLLGTDAGELAGAGHTGVTVQSSLEAVKEDFDVFIDFTRPEGTLAHLAFCRQHGKGMVIGTTGFDDAGKQAIQDASKEIAIVFAANFSVGVNVMLKLLEKAAKVMGNYTDIEIVEAHHRYKVDAPSGTALAMGEAIAHALDKDLKDCAVYTREGYTGERVPGTIGFATVRAGDIVGEHTAMFADIGERVEITHKASSRMTFANGAVRSALWLKNKKDGLFDMRDVLDLNNL
- a CDS encoding YgdI/YgdR family lipoprotein; its protein translation is MQNKLLIASVLAATTMFTVAGCSSNQAVKTTDGKTIVTDGKPQVDDDTGLVSYKNAETGQTEQINRDQVKSMGELDN
- the carB gene encoding carbamoyl-phosphate synthase large subunit, whose protein sequence is MPKRTDIKSILILGAGPIVIGQACEFDYSGAQACKALREEGYRVILVNSNPATIMTDPEMADATYIEPIHWEVVRKIIEKERPDAVLPTMGGQTALNCALELERQGVLAEFGVTMIGATADAIDKAEDRRRFDVAMKKIGLDTARSGIAHNMEEALAVAADVGYPCIIRPSFTMGGTGGGIAYNREEFEEICERGLDLSPTKELLIDESLIGWKEYEMEVVRDKNDNCIIVCSIENFDAMGIHTGDSITVAPAQTLTDKEYQIMRNASMAVLREIGVETGGSNVQFSVNPKTGRLIVIEMNPRVSRSSALASKATGFPIAKVAAKLAVGYTLDELMNDITGGRTPASFEPSIDYVVTKIPRFNFEKFAGANDRLTTQMKSVGEVMAIGRTQQESLQKALRGLEVGATGFDPKVSLDDPEALTKIRRELKDAGAERIWYIADAFRAGLSVDGVFNLTNIDRWFLVQIEELVRLEEQVAELGITGLDADFLRVLKRKGFADARLAKLAGVREAEIRKLRDQYDLHPVYKRVDTCAAEFSTDTAYMYSTYEDECEANPSVDRDKIMVLGGGPNRIGQGIEFDYCCVHASLALREDGYETIMVNCNPETVSTDYDTSDRLYFEPVTLEDVLEIVRIEKPKGVIVQYGGQTPLKLARALEAAGVPVIGTSPDAIDRAEDRERFQQAVDRLKLKQPANATVTAIEMAVEKAKEIGYPLVVRPSYVLGGRAMEIVYDEADLRRYFQTAVSVSNDAPVLLDRFLDDAVEVDVDAICDGEMVLIGGIMEHIEQAGVHSGDSACSLPAYTLSQEIQDVMRQQVQKLAFELQVRGLMNVQFAVKDNEVYLIEVNPRAARTVPFVSKATGVPLAKVAARVMAGQTLAQQGVTKEIIPPYYSVKEVVLPFNKFPGVDPLLGPEMRSTGEVMGVGRTFAEAFAKAQLGSSSTMRKSGRALLSVREGDKERVVDLAAKLLKQGFELDATHGTAIVLGEAGINPRLVNKVHEGRPHIQDRIKNGEYTYIINTTAGRQAIEDSKLIRRSALQYKVHYDTTLNGGFATAMALNADATEKVISVQEMHAQISK
- the carA gene encoding glutamine-hydrolyzing carbamoyl-phosphate synthase small subunit; translation: MIKSALLVLEDGTQFIGRAIGATGSAVGEVVFNTSMTGYQEILTDPSYSRQIVTLTYPHIGNVGTNAADEESSQVHAQGLVIRDLPLIASNFRNTEDLSSYLKRHNIVAIADIDTRKLTRLLREKGAQNGCIIAGDNLDATLALEKAKAFPGLNGMDLAKEVTTAEAYSWTQGSWTLEGDLPEAKKEIELPFHVVAYDFGAKRNILRMLVDRGCRLTVVPAQTSAEDVLKMNPDGIFLSNGPGDPAPCDYAIAAIKSFLETDIPVFGICLGHQLLALASGANTVKMKFGHHGGNHPVKDIDNNTVMITAQNHGFAVDEASMPANLRVTHKSLFDGTLQGIHRTDKPAFSFQGHPEASPGPHDAAPLFDHFIELIEQYRKTAK
- the kefF gene encoding glutathione-regulated potassium-efflux system oxidoreductase KefF — protein: MILIIYAHPYPQHSHANKRMLEQVRTLDNVEIRSLYQLYPDFNIDITAEQEALSRADLIIWQHPMQWYSTPPLLKLWIDKVFSHGWAYGHNGNALKGKSLMWAVTTGGGESHFDIGSFPGFDVLAQPLQATALYCGLNWLPPFAMHCTFVCDDETLQVQARHYKQRLLEWQEAHHG
- the ispH gene encoding 4-hydroxy-3-methylbut-2-enyl diphosphate reductase, which produces MQILLANPRGFCAGVDRAISIVENALEIYGAPIYVRHEVVHNRYVVDSLRERGAIFIEQISEVPDGAILIFSAHGVSQAVRNEAKSRDLTVFDATCPLVTKVHMEVARASRRGEESILIGHAGHPEVEGTMGQYSNPEGGMYLVESPEDVFTLNVKNEARLSFMTQTTLSVDDTSDVIDALRQRFPKIVGPRKDDICYATTNRQEAVRALAEQADVVLVVGSKNSSNSNRLAELAQRMGKMAFLIDDASDIQEEWVKHAACVGVTAGASAPDILVQNVISRLQELGGGEAVPLEGREENIVFEVPKELRIDAREVE